The following proteins come from a genomic window of Astatotilapia calliptera chromosome 11, fAstCal1.2, whole genome shotgun sequence:
- the tmem74 gene encoding transmembrane protein 74 — MASPELLPAKEGGKQPDISDALDRVSAKLHACKSSGSTGGAIPGEGACNPVRSCHGRCLSTPRTAQRKAGAEIKLGHLGEEKIRVCCDEELETSFTYIDENVNLRLASPESSCKSTHRAVRNGEPCSETLPEFSFMSEDDLSFGEGSGNSIDYGFISAVTFLVTGISLVIISYAVPRDVVVDRDSVSAREMEKLEMESARIGAHLDRCVIAGLCLLTLGGVVLSTLLMISMWKGEMYRRKVIAYSKRSAKLYGSINLKTRSSPSHSSGQYSLEDEVEETIT, encoded by the coding sequence ATGGCTTCCCCAGAGCTGCTTCCCGCAAAGGAGGGAGGAAAACAGCCCGACATTTCCGACGCCCTTGACCGCGTTTCGGCCAAGCTGCATGCCTGCAAGTCGAGTGGATCAACAGGAGGAGCGATCCCGGGGGAGGGCGCCTGTAACCCGGTCCGCAGCTGCCATGGCCGGTGTCTTTCAACACCAAGGACAGCGCAGCGCAAGGCGGGCGCGGAGATTAAACTTGGTCACCTCGGTGAGGAAAAAATTCGAGTTTGTTGCGACGAGGAATTAGAGACATCTTTCACCTATATCGACGAGAATGTCAACCTGCGACTGGCCAGCCCGGAGTCTAGTTGCAAAAGTACTCACAGAGCCGTGCGCAACGGCGAGCCCTGCTCTGAGACTCTCCCCGAGTTTTCTTTTATGTCCGAGGATGATCTCTCCTTCGGGGAGGGCTCCGGGAATTCTATTGACTACGGCTTTATCAGTGCAGTCACGTTCCTGGTAACCGGGATCTCGTTGGTGATCATCTCCTACGCTGTACCCAGGGATGTGGTGGTGGACCGCGATAGCGTGTCGGCGAGAGAGATGGAGAAGCTGGAGATGGAAAGCGCCCGGATAGGTGCCCACCTGGATCGCTGCGTCATCGCGGGACTCTGCTTGCTCACGCTGGGCGGCGTGGTGCTCTCCACGCTGCTGATGATCTCCATGTGGAAGGGAGAGATGTATAGAAGAAAGGTCATCGCTTATTCCAAGCGTTCGGCCAAACTGTACGGCTCGATCAACCTGAAAACTAGATCCAGTCCCAGCCACTCATCCGGGCAGTATTCCTTAGAAGATGAAGTGGAGGAAACTATTACCTAA